In a genomic window of Micromonospora cremea:
- the rsgA gene encoding ribosome small subunit-dependent GTPase A, with amino-acid sequence MTIDLTALGWDAERAAYAARRGDHHPGRVARVDRGVCTVLTAAGPVRASLGGAVLAVAVRDPSTLPCAGDWVLLTHWPDRRTTVEAVLPRRAALIRRTAGKDASGQVLAANLDAAAVVEPVHPEPDVGRIERLLSLAHESGARPLVVLTKADLAADPDALARQLAAVAPGVPVLPVSAERGLGLEPLRAEVAPGRTLGLLGPSGAGKSSLVNALAGAVMMPTQAIRRVDGKGRHTTTWRALVPIPGGGAVIDTPGVRAVGLLDGVVGLDRAFADIAGLAEGCRYADCGHDGEPACAVRDALRTGELSTRRWESWRRLQGEVAQESRRREARLAAERRGGWRSARRRATRPPTPGGY; translated from the coding sequence ATGACGATCGATCTGACCGCCCTCGGCTGGGACGCCGAGCGGGCGGCGTACGCCGCGCGACGAGGCGACCACCACCCGGGGCGGGTGGCCCGGGTGGACCGGGGGGTCTGCACGGTGCTCACCGCGGCCGGCCCGGTCCGGGCCAGCCTGGGTGGGGCGGTGCTGGCCGTCGCCGTTCGGGACCCCTCCACGCTGCCCTGTGCGGGCGACTGGGTGCTGCTCACGCACTGGCCGGACCGCCGCACCACGGTGGAGGCGGTGCTGCCCCGGCGGGCCGCGCTGATCCGCCGTACCGCGGGCAAGGACGCCAGCGGCCAGGTGCTGGCCGCCAACCTCGACGCCGCCGCTGTGGTGGAGCCGGTGCACCCGGAGCCCGACGTCGGCCGGATCGAGCGGCTGCTCTCCCTGGCCCACGAGTCCGGGGCCCGGCCGCTGGTCGTGCTGACCAAGGCCGACCTCGCGGCCGACCCGGACGCGCTGGCCCGCCAGCTGGCCGCGGTCGCCCCCGGTGTGCCGGTGCTGCCGGTCAGCGCCGAGCGCGGCCTCGGCCTGGAACCGCTGCGCGCCGAGGTGGCGCCCGGCCGCACGCTCGGCCTGCTCGGGCCGTCCGGCGCCGGCAAGTCGAGCCTGGTCAACGCGCTGGCCGGCGCGGTGATGATGCCGACCCAGGCGATCCGGCGGGTCGACGGCAAGGGCCGGCACACCACCACCTGGCGGGCGCTGGTGCCGATCCCCGGCGGCGGCGCGGTGATCGACACGCCCGGCGTGCGGGCGGTCGGCCTGCTGGACGGCGTGGTCGGGCTCGACCGTGCGTTCGCCGACATCGCCGGGCTGGCCGAGGGCTGTCGGTACGCCGACTGCGGGCACGACGGCGAGCCCGCCTGCGCGGTCCGCGACGCGCTGCGCACCGGTGAGCTCTCCACCCGCCGCTGGGAGAGCTGGCGGCGGCTGCAGGGGGAGGTGGCCCAGGAGAGCCGGCGGCGCGAGGCGCGGCTGGCCGCGGAGCGGCGTGGCGGGTGGCGTTCCGCCCGGCGCCGTGCGACCCGGCCACCGACGCCCGGAGGCTACTGA
- a CDS encoding maleylpyruvate isomerase family mycothiol-dependent enzyme encodes MTTDPLLLMGEVDDATRRLLRTAASFDNADLAAASLLPGWARGHVLAHLARNADGFVNLLTAARTGEPLPMYASPEARTADIEAGAGRPPAEHLDDLRRTADRFTEAVAAMPVEAWAATVQTRRGPWPAALLVWGRLREMEVHHLDLAADYRPADWSEAFAHRLLREVAAHHGDRPDPPSMVLRFDGSRHELVIGERAGAPVIAGPAADLAAWLIGRDGGGSLAITPDGPLPTPPEWI; translated from the coding sequence GTGACCACCGATCCGCTGCTGCTGATGGGCGAGGTGGACGACGCCACCCGTCGACTCCTGCGTACCGCGGCCTCCTTCGACAACGCCGACCTGGCGGCCGCGTCCCTGCTTCCGGGCTGGGCGCGCGGCCACGTGCTGGCGCACCTGGCGCGCAACGCCGACGGCTTCGTCAACCTGCTCACCGCGGCCCGCACCGGCGAGCCGCTGCCGATGTACGCCTCGCCAGAGGCCCGCACGGCGGACATCGAGGCCGGCGCCGGCCGGCCACCGGCCGAGCATCTGGACGACCTGCGGCGTACCGCGGACCGGTTCACCGAGGCGGTCGCGGCCATGCCGGTCGAGGCGTGGGCGGCGACGGTGCAGACCCGCCGGGGCCCGTGGCCCGCGGCGCTGCTCGTCTGGGGCCGGTTGCGCGAGATGGAGGTGCACCACCTCGACCTGGCCGCCGACTACCGGCCCGCCGACTGGTCGGAGGCGTTCGCCCACCGGCTGCTGCGCGAGGTGGCCGCGCACCACGGCGACCGGCCGGACCCGCCGTCGATGGTGTTGCGCTTCGACGGCAGCCGACACGAGCTGGTGATCGGGGAGCGCGCGGGCGCACCGGTCATCGCCGGTCCGGCCGCCGACCTCGCCGCCTGGCTGATCGGCCGTGACGGCGGTGGCTCGCTCGCCATCACTCCCGACGGCCCCCTGCCTACTCCACCGGAATGGATATAG
- a CDS encoding MBL fold metallo-hydrolase: MTYSGDVTPGDAPAVRELSGLTISKLSVGPMDNNAYLLRCTATGEQVLIDAANEAPRLLDLIGDGGLTAVVTTHQHMDHWVALEEVIAKTGARPLVHADDAAGLPIEAERLADGDTVPVGDCALEVIHIKGHTPGSIALLYRDPAGTPHLFTGDSLFPGGVGNTDKDPERFAALIDDVERKLFDRLPDETWFYPGHGKDSTLGAERPALPQWRARGW; encoded by the coding sequence ATGACATACAGCGGAGACGTCACCCCCGGCGACGCGCCAGCGGTGCGGGAGCTGAGCGGGCTCACCATCAGCAAGCTGTCGGTGGGCCCGATGGACAACAACGCCTACCTGTTGCGCTGCACGGCCACCGGCGAGCAGGTGCTGATCGACGCCGCCAACGAGGCGCCCCGCCTGCTGGACCTGATCGGCGACGGCGGGCTGACCGCCGTGGTGACCACCCACCAGCACATGGACCACTGGGTGGCGCTGGAGGAGGTCATCGCCAAGACCGGCGCCCGCCCGCTGGTGCACGCCGACGACGCGGCCGGGTTGCCGATCGAGGCGGAGCGGCTCGCGGACGGCGACACCGTGCCGGTCGGCGACTGCGCGCTGGAGGTCATCCACATCAAGGGGCACACCCCGGGTTCGATCGCGCTGCTCTACCGCGACCCGGCCGGCACCCCGCACCTCTTCACCGGTGACAGTCTCTTTCCCGGCGGGGTAGGTAACACCGACAAGGATCCGGAGCGCTTCGCCGCGCTGATCGACGACGTCGAGCGCAAGCTGTTCGACCGGCTGCCGGACGAGACCTGGTTCTATCCCGGTCACGGCAAGGACAGCACGCTCGGCGCGGAGCGCCCCGCCCTGCCCCAGTGGCGCGCGCGGGGCTGGTGA
- a CDS encoding DedA family protein, translating into MTQWLAQVGELPILLLMGTLGLVMLFDAVPLLGVLIPGDVAILAAVGVGRPATGLATFTAVLVGCLAGWSLSFLVGRRYGDRLRRSRIGDWIGEERWAAAEGILRRGGGRMVVVAPFLPVFNALLPLAAGGLRMSYRRFLGFAALGATAWAGLYLALGTASRSLAGLLPGGSSPLLVTMGVGVVLAAVVLLGTRRRLRAVTGTPTP; encoded by the coding sequence ATGACGCAATGGCTGGCTCAGGTCGGAGAACTCCCCATCCTGCTGCTGATGGGCACGCTCGGGCTGGTCATGCTCTTCGACGCCGTACCGCTGCTGGGCGTCCTGATCCCCGGTGACGTGGCGATCCTCGCCGCCGTCGGGGTGGGCCGCCCGGCCACCGGGCTCGCCACCTTCACCGCGGTGCTGGTCGGCTGCCTGGCCGGTTGGTCGTTGAGCTTCCTCGTCGGCCGCCGGTACGGGGATCGGCTGCGGCGCAGTCGGATCGGCGACTGGATCGGCGAGGAACGCTGGGCGGCCGCGGAGGGAATCCTGCGTCGCGGTGGGGGCCGGATGGTGGTGGTCGCGCCGTTCCTGCCGGTGTTCAACGCGCTGCTGCCGCTGGCCGCCGGCGGGCTGCGGATGTCGTACCGGCGGTTCCTCGGCTTCGCGGCGCTCGGCGCGACGGCCTGGGCCGGTCTCTACCTGGCGCTGGGCACCGCGTCCCGCTCGCTGGCCGGGCTGCTGCCGGGAGGATCCAGCCCGCTGCTGGTCACCATGGGGGTCGGGGTGGTGCTCGCCGCCGTGGTCCTGCTGGGCACCCGGCGCCGGCTGCGGGCGGTCACCGGGACGCCGACGCCCTGA
- a CDS encoding class I SAM-dependent methyltransferase, producing the protein MLAPMRGAAATALSELEREIDAPGGGLDRLRLVPTPFVPEVRLHLAEDAIVWWARMEAAVGHALPPPYWASAWAGGQALARHLLDHPDLVAGRRVLDLAAGSGLVAIAAALAGAAQVVANDIDPYAVASVVLNARANRVAVDATGDDLLDSADVGADLVVAGDVFYSRTMADRMLPFLQRAAAGGAEVLVGDPGRGHLPTDRLTVLADYPVPTTEPSVDSSLRRVQVLRPA; encoded by the coding sequence ATGCTTGCGCCGATGAGGGGAGCCGCAGCCACCGCGCTGTCCGAGCTGGAGCGCGAGATCGACGCGCCCGGCGGGGGGCTGGACCGGCTCCGGCTGGTGCCCACTCCCTTCGTCCCGGAGGTGCGGCTGCACCTGGCCGAGGACGCGATCGTCTGGTGGGCCCGGATGGAGGCGGCCGTCGGGCACGCCCTGCCGCCGCCGTACTGGGCCTCCGCCTGGGCCGGAGGCCAGGCCCTGGCCCGCCACCTGCTCGACCACCCGGATCTGGTCGCCGGCCGGCGGGTGCTCGACCTCGCCGCCGGGTCGGGGCTGGTGGCCATCGCCGCCGCGCTGGCCGGCGCCGCACAGGTGGTCGCCAACGACATCGACCCGTACGCCGTGGCCTCCGTCGTCCTCAACGCGCGGGCCAACCGGGTGGCCGTCGACGCCACCGGGGACGACCTGCTCGACAGCGCCGACGTGGGGGCGGACCTGGTCGTCGCCGGGGACGTCTTCTACAGCCGCACGATGGCCGACCGGATGCTGCCGTTCCTCCAACGGGCCGCCGCCGGCGGCGCCGAGGTGCTCGTCGGCGACCCCGGCCGGGGGCACCTGCCGACGGACCGTCTGACGGTGCTGGCCGACTATCCGGTGCCCACCACCGAACCCTCGGTCGACTCGTCGCTACGCCGCGTGCAGGTGCTGCGACCCGCCTGA
- a CDS encoding cold-shock protein, giving the protein MATGTVKWFNSEKGFGFIEQDGGGPDVFVHYSAIASSGYRELNEGQKVEFEVTQGQKGPQADNVRPM; this is encoded by the coding sequence ATGGCAACCGGCACGGTTAAGTGGTTCAACTCGGAAAAGGGCTTTGGCTTCATCGAGCAGGACGGTGGAGGGCCGGACGTGTTCGTCCACTACTCCGCCATCGCCTCGAGCGGCTACCGGGAGCTCAACGAGGGCCAGAAGGTCGAGTTCGAGGTGACCCAGGGGCAGAAGGGTCCGCAGGCGGACAACGTCCGCCCGATGTAG
- a CDS encoding MFS transporter, with product MTTATHTDPSPVRPAGGLLRHRDFRLLWAGQAVSSVGSNVTTVALPLVAVAVLDAGTFQVAVLTAAAWLPWLLIGLPAGAWVDRLPRRPVMVACDLLCAVAFLSVPLAAALDRLTVWHLLLVALGAGTARVFFETADQVYLPVLLRAEQLPEGNAKLQATQTASYIVGPGLAGLIAQVTGAVAALLLDALTFLLSAACLLRIRTVEPRTPRTDRSRSLRRDIAEGLRFVVRDPYLRVLTGFGAASNIGLIGYQAVLVVFLVRELRLAPGLVGVLVAVMSAGGIVGALLATTLARHCGTARAMLLGAALTGPPALLIPLATPGVGLIWPALGGILIGLGVAIGNVVKGSFRQTYTPHHLLGRVTVSMQLLNYGTIPLAAVLAGALGARYGVGTAIGVMTAWLALTPMILLIGPLRRRRDLPAAPAAS from the coding sequence GTGACCACGGCCACACACACCGACCCGAGCCCGGTCCGGCCGGCCGGCGGGCTGCTGCGGCACCGGGACTTCCGGCTGCTCTGGGCCGGCCAGGCGGTCAGCAGCGTCGGCAGCAACGTCACCACGGTCGCGCTGCCGCTGGTGGCGGTGGCCGTGCTCGACGCCGGCACCTTCCAGGTGGCGGTGCTCACCGCCGCGGCCTGGCTGCCGTGGCTGCTGATCGGCCTTCCGGCCGGCGCATGGGTCGACCGGCTGCCGCGCCGGCCGGTGATGGTCGCCTGCGACCTGCTCTGCGCGGTGGCCTTCCTCAGCGTGCCGCTGGCCGCCGCACTGGACCGGCTCACCGTCTGGCACCTGCTGCTGGTCGCGCTCGGCGCCGGCACCGCGCGGGTCTTCTTCGAGACCGCCGACCAGGTGTACCTGCCGGTGCTGCTCCGCGCCGAGCAGCTGCCGGAGGGCAACGCGAAGTTGCAGGCCACCCAGACCGCGAGCTACATCGTCGGGCCCGGCCTCGCGGGCCTGATCGCCCAGGTCACCGGGGCGGTCGCCGCGCTGCTGCTGGACGCGCTCACGTTCCTGCTCTCCGCGGCCTGCCTGCTGCGGATCCGCACCGTCGAACCGCGTACCCCCCGGACGGACCGGTCCCGGTCGCTGCGTCGGGACATCGCCGAGGGGCTGCGCTTCGTCGTCCGTGACCCGTACCTGCGGGTGCTCACGGGCTTCGGCGCCGCCAGCAACATCGGGCTGATCGGCTACCAGGCCGTCCTGGTGGTGTTCCTGGTCCGCGAGCTGCGGCTCGCGCCCGGCCTGGTGGGCGTTTTGGTCGCGGTGATGAGCGCCGGCGGGATCGTCGGCGCGCTGCTGGCCACCACGCTGGCCCGGCATTGCGGCACCGCGCGGGCCATGCTGCTCGGGGCGGCCCTCACCGGGCCACCCGCGCTGCTCATCCCGCTGGCCACGCCCGGCGTGGGGCTGATCTGGCCGGCCCTCGGCGGGATCCTGATCGGCCTCGGAGTGGCGATCGGCAACGTGGTCAAGGGCAGCTTCCGGCAGACGTACACCCCGCACCACCTGCTCGGCCGGGTGACCGTGAGCATGCAGCTGCTCAACTACGGCACCATCCCGCTGGCGGCCGTGCTGGCCGGTGCCCTCGGCGCGCGCTACGGCGTCGGGACAGCGATCGGGGTGATGACCGCCTGGTTGGCGCTCACCCCGATGATTCTGTTGATCGGGCCGCTCCGGCGGCGGCGGGACCTGCCCGCCGCCCCGGCGGCGTCTTGA
- a CDS encoding ArsR/SmtB family transcription factor, with protein MESPDVRQVTDSRVLAAMAHPLRRRLMDVLKVHGPSTVGMLAERTDQAPANVSHHLKVLASGELVTEAPELARDRRERWWRLVTRGVRWSNTDFDADPAARAVADAATSLNLDRHVALARAWHAADEAAQAAWDDGPFSTDRWLHLTPDELAELGQEIIDLLARWGDREVPDDGRERQPVFVFVHGVPARP; from the coding sequence ATGGAGAGCCCCGACGTACGCCAGGTCACCGACTCGCGGGTGCTGGCCGCCATGGCCCACCCGCTGCGCCGCCGATTGATGGACGTGCTCAAGGTGCACGGGCCCTCGACCGTCGGCATGCTCGCCGAGCGCACCGACCAGGCCCCCGCGAACGTCAGCCACCACCTCAAGGTGCTCGCCTCCGGTGAGCTGGTCACCGAGGCCCCCGAGCTGGCCCGCGACCGGCGCGAGCGGTGGTGGCGGCTGGTCACCCGGGGGGTGCGCTGGTCCAACACCGACTTCGACGCCGACCCCGCGGCCCGGGCGGTCGCGGACGCCGCCACCTCGCTCAACCTGGACCGGCACGTCGCCCTGGCCCGTGCCTGGCACGCCGCCGACGAGGCGGCGCAGGCCGCCTGGGACGACGGGCCGTTCTCCACCGACCGCTGGCTGCACCTCACGCCGGACGAGCTGGCCGAGCTGGGTCAAGAGATCATCGACCTGCTGGCCCGCTGGGGCGACCGGGAGGTGCCCGACGACGGGCGCGAGCGCCAGCCGGTCTTCGTGTTCGTCCACGGCGTCCCGGCCCGGCCGTGA
- a CDS encoding CocE/NonD family hydrolase — MPDRLVARLAGAALRLPATRPGPVRVTRDIPLRVRDGVVLRTDHYAPGVRDAPTVLIRTPYGRGGPLRLLGRLLAARGRHAVIQSCRGTGGSGGTFAPLVHERDDGMDTLDWLRRQPWWSGALGMFGVSYQGFAQWALAADAGDDLRAMVAVVTASATRDSTYAGESFALDSVLTWAELLHAQTVPWLARQRELKRGQPRLAAALEHLPLTGADRVATGVTIPFFQEWLRHHTPDAAYWRTRVFADRVARVRAPVIMVTGWHDIFLPAQLDDHATLRAAGARPRLVIGPWTHGSPGLFVAALREGLAWLDEHLTGPARAGERARRAGRSGSAPVRLYVGGAGGGWRDLPDWPPPAVDTAWHLHPGGELAVRPPVPSPADEFRYDPADPTPSLGGPLLVAQRAGPVNNRSVEARPDVLTYTSVPLSRPIEVIGPVHAAIHVRSELAYLDVFVRLCDVDRRGRSWNVCDGLVRVAPGRFPADPSGVHRVPVPLWPTAYRFAAGHRLRVQVAGGAHPRWARNPGTGEPLGTAVTLRAGWRQVLHDPTYPSALWLPIVHSGS, encoded by the coding sequence GTGCCGGACCGGCTCGTCGCCCGCCTCGCCGGCGCCGCGCTGCGGCTTCCCGCGACCCGCCCCGGCCCGGTGCGGGTCACCCGCGACATCCCGCTCCGGGTCCGCGACGGCGTGGTGCTGCGCACCGACCATTACGCCCCGGGCGTCCGGGACGCGCCCACCGTTCTGATCCGCACCCCGTACGGGCGCGGCGGGCCGCTGCGGCTGCTCGGACGACTGCTCGCCGCCCGCGGGCGGCACGCCGTGATCCAGTCCTGCCGGGGCACCGGCGGCTCCGGTGGGACGTTCGCTCCGCTGGTGCACGAGCGCGACGACGGGATGGACACCCTGGACTGGCTGCGCCGCCAGCCGTGGTGGTCCGGCGCGCTCGGCATGTTCGGGGTCAGCTACCAGGGCTTCGCGCAGTGGGCGCTGGCCGCCGACGCCGGCGACGACCTGCGCGCGATGGTCGCGGTGGTGACCGCCTCGGCCACCCGGGATTCGACGTACGCGGGGGAGTCGTTCGCCCTGGACAGCGTGCTGACCTGGGCGGAACTGCTGCACGCGCAGACGGTGCCGTGGCTGGCCCGGCAGCGGGAGCTCAAGCGCGGGCAGCCCCGGCTGGCCGCCGCGCTGGAGCACCTGCCGTTGACCGGAGCGGACCGGGTGGCCACCGGGGTGACGATCCCGTTCTTCCAGGAGTGGCTGCGCCACCACACCCCGGACGCCGCGTACTGGCGGACCCGGGTCTTCGCCGACCGGGTGGCCCGGGTGCGGGCACCGGTGATCATGGTCACCGGCTGGCACGACATCTTCCTGCCCGCCCAGCTCGACGACCACGCCACCCTGCGCGCCGCCGGTGCCCGTCCGCGCCTGGTGATCGGCCCCTGGACGCACGGCAGCCCCGGCCTGTTCGTGGCCGCCCTGCGGGAGGGGTTGGCCTGGCTCGACGAGCACCTGACCGGGCCGGCCCGGGCGGGCGAACGAGCCCGCCGTGCCGGGCGGTCCGGGTCCGCGCCGGTGCGCCTGTACGTGGGCGGCGCCGGCGGTGGCTGGCGGGACCTGCCGGACTGGCCGCCGCCGGCGGTCGACACCGCCTGGCACCTGCATCCGGGTGGCGAGCTGGCGGTGCGCCCGCCGGTCCCCTCGCCGGCGGACGAGTTCCGGTACGACCCGGCCGACCCCACCCCGTCGCTGGGCGGGCCACTGCTGGTGGCGCAGCGGGCCGGCCCGGTGAACAACCGGAGCGTCGAGGCCCGCCCGGACGTGCTGACGTACACCAGCGTCCCGCTGAGCCGGCCGATCGAGGTGATCGGTCCGGTGCACGCCGCGATCCACGTCCGCAGTGAACTGGCGTACCTGGACGTCTTCGTCCGACTGTGCGATGTGGACCGCCGTGGTCGCTCGTGGAACGTGTGCGACGGGCTGGTCCGGGTCGCGCCCGGGCGGTTCCCGGCTGATCCGTCCGGAGTGCACCGGGTCCCGGTGCCGCTCTGGCCGACGGCGTACCGGTTCGCCGCCGGGCACCGGCTGCGGGTGCAGGTCGCCGGTGGCGCCCATCCCCGCTGGGCGCGCAACCCCGGCACCGGTGAACCCCTCGGTACGGCTGTGACTCTGCGTGCAGGGTGGCGGCAGGTTCTGCACGATCCCACGTACCCCTCGGCGCTGTGGTTACCGATCGTCCACTCTGGCTCCTGA
- a CDS encoding MarR family winged helix-turn-helix transcriptional regulator has translation MYRRRDTRREKLVAEITNNLRRYAADAQQVGHAFANLHGLNPTDLNALLAVMDAEILGDPITPGRLGEQLNISSGSVTALIDRLERAGHIRRDRDTVDRRKVLLHYADRGAALAMEFFQPLGARTDSVMAEFGEDELEVVHRFMARMSDSLRAHRDEVRAARPESSRGATG, from the coding sequence ATGTACCGGCGGCGCGACACGCGCCGGGAGAAGCTGGTCGCGGAGATCACCAACAACCTGCGGCGGTACGCGGCGGACGCCCAACAGGTCGGCCACGCCTTCGCCAACCTGCACGGGCTCAACCCGACCGACCTGAACGCGCTGCTCGCGGTGATGGACGCCGAGATCCTCGGTGACCCGATCACCCCCGGCCGCCTCGGTGAGCAGCTCAACATCTCCTCCGGCTCGGTCACCGCCCTGATCGACCGGCTGGAACGAGCCGGCCACATCCGCCGGGACCGGGACACCGTCGACCGGCGCAAGGTGCTGCTGCACTACGCCGACCGGGGGGCCGCCCTGGCCATGGAGTTCTTCCAGCCGCTGGGCGCCCGCACCGACTCGGTGATGGCCGAGTTCGGCGAGGACGAGCTGGAGGTGGTGCACCGATTCATGGCGCGGATGAGCGATTCGCTGCGGGCGCACCGTGACGAGGTCCGCGCCGCCCGGCCCGAGTCGAGCCGCGGCGCGACGGGCTGA
- a CDS encoding MMPL family transporter: MSAFTRVARGRLAAWLTVAAAIVVGAAVFGLPRPDNPAPVSATGLSVQWQSTQVQRLQDQLPSSEVQPAIVVVSRGDGGALSEADRAAVATRSGDLGRFAVGGRVSPDQVSPDGTVALVVVPVSTAGGQDEVTETVALLRAALANLPEGLTVEVTGAPAFTADLSSVFEGADVTLLAVTAAVVALLLLITYRSPFLWIVPLVVVAATEQLTLRAVDTIVPAVGINLQQGQVTGIASVLVFGATTDYALLLIARYREELRREKDRFAAMRAALRRTAEPILASGGTVVLGVLTLLLSEQETNRALAVACATGVLFAMLSALLVLPAVLVLFGRGLFWPFVPRVGGPVREGRLWGRLGAVVERRPVPVAVLATLLLAGLALGGLGIRTGLSETEQFRAEPEAVTGAQTLARTFPAGTTQPVAVLTTPTAVRAVTDVAAAVPGVASARPGDAGQDVAQVDVVLAAEPGTTASDRTIEALRDAVAAVPGSAPPAVAGADAPSGAIVGGSVAATYDSEEANDKDLRLILPIILLLVGAVLVLLLRGLLAPVLLVLTVIASFFASLGAAWRLFDHVLGFPALDSGVLLLAFVFLVALGVDYNIFLVTRAREDARSAGTRDGMLSALRVTGGVITSAGVLLAAVFAVLGVLPLITLTQIGIIVCIGVLLDTLLVRTVLVPALAFVLGDRFWWPGRIASEGPADTPVPPEPVAARN, translated from the coding sequence ATGTCCGCCTTCACCAGAGTCGCCCGCGGCCGGTTGGCCGCCTGGCTCACCGTGGCCGCCGCGATCGTCGTCGGCGCGGCCGTCTTCGGGTTGCCCCGGCCGGACAACCCGGCGCCGGTCTCCGCCACCGGCCTGTCCGTGCAGTGGCAGTCGACCCAGGTGCAGCGGTTGCAGGACCAGCTGCCGTCCAGCGAGGTCCAGCCGGCCATCGTGGTGGTCAGCCGCGGTGACGGCGGCGCGCTGAGCGAGGCCGACCGGGCGGCCGTCGCCACCCGCTCCGGCGACCTGGGCCGGTTCGCGGTGGGCGGGCGGGTCAGCCCGGACCAGGTCTCCCCGGACGGCACGGTGGCGCTCGTCGTCGTGCCGGTCAGCACCGCCGGCGGACAGGACGAGGTCACCGAGACGGTCGCCCTGCTGCGCGCCGCGCTGGCCAACCTGCCCGAGGGGCTCACCGTCGAGGTGACCGGGGCGCCCGCCTTCACCGCCGACCTCTCCTCGGTCTTCGAGGGCGCCGACGTCACCCTGCTCGCGGTGACCGCCGCCGTGGTCGCGCTGCTGCTGCTGATCACCTACCGCAGCCCGTTCCTGTGGATCGTGCCGCTGGTCGTGGTCGCGGCGACCGAGCAGCTCACCCTGCGCGCGGTGGACACGATCGTGCCGGCCGTCGGCATCAACCTCCAGCAGGGCCAGGTCACCGGCATCGCCAGCGTGCTGGTCTTCGGCGCCACCACCGACTACGCGCTGCTGCTGATCGCCCGCTACCGGGAGGAGTTGCGCCGCGAAAAGGACCGGTTCGCGGCGATGCGGGCCGCGCTGCGGCGAACGGCCGAGCCCATCCTGGCCAGCGGCGGCACCGTGGTGCTCGGCGTGCTCACCCTGCTGCTCAGTGAGCAGGAGACCAACCGGGCGCTGGCCGTGGCCTGCGCCACCGGGGTGCTCTTCGCGATGCTCTCGGCGCTGCTCGTCCTCCCCGCCGTGCTGGTGCTCTTCGGCCGCGGCCTGTTCTGGCCGTTCGTCCCCCGGGTCGGTGGCCCGGTGCGCGAGGGCCGGCTCTGGGGCCGGCTCGGCGCCGTCGTGGAACGCCGCCCGGTGCCGGTCGCGGTGCTGGCCACGCTGCTGCTCGCCGGCCTGGCGCTGGGCGGGCTCGGGATCCGCACCGGCCTGTCCGAGACCGAGCAGTTCCGGGCCGAGCCGGAGGCGGTGACTGGCGCGCAGACCCTGGCCCGGACGTTCCCCGCCGGCACCACCCAGCCGGTGGCCGTGCTCACCACCCCGACGGCGGTGCGGGCGGTCACCGACGTCGCCGCCGCCGTTCCCGGGGTCGCCTCGGCCCGCCCCGGCGATGCCGGCCAGGACGTCGCCCAGGTCGACGTGGTGCTGGCCGCCGAACCCGGCACCACCGCCTCCGACCGCACGATCGAGGCGCTGCGCGACGCGGTCGCCGCGGTCCCCGGCTCCGCGCCTCCCGCGGTTGCGGGCGCCGACGCGCCGTCCGGGGCGATCGTCGGGGGCAGCGTGGCCGCCACGTACGACTCCGAGGAGGCCAACGACAAAGACCTGCGCCTGATCCTGCCGATCATCCTGCTGCTGGTCGGCGCGGTGCTCGTGCTGCTGCTGCGTGGCCTGCTCGCACCGGTGCTGCTCGTGCTCACCGTGATCGCGTCGTTCTTCGCCAGCCTCGGCGCGGCCTGGCGGCTCTTCGACCACGTGCTGGGCTTTCCGGCACTGGACAGCGGTGTGCTGCTGCTCGCCTTCGTGTTCCTGGTGGCGCTCGGCGTGGACTACAACATCTTCCTGGTCACCCGGGCCCGGGAGGACGCCCGCAGCGCGGGCACGCGCGACGGGATGCTCTCCGCGCTGCGGGTCACCGGCGGGGTGATCACGAGCGCCGGGGTGCTGCTCGCCGCGGTCTTCGCGGTCCTCGGCGTGCTGCCGCTGATCACGCTGACCCAGATCGGCATCATCGTCTGCATCGGCGTCCTGCTGGACACCCTGCTGGTCCGCACGGTCCTGGTGCCGGCGCTGGCGTTCGTGCTCGGCGACCGCTTCTGGTGGCCCGGCCGGATCGCGAGCGAGGGCCCGGCGGACACCCCGGTGCCGCCCGAGCCGGTCGCCGCCCGCAACTGA